A segment of the Malaclemys terrapin pileata isolate rMalTer1 chromosome 1, rMalTer1.hap1, whole genome shotgun sequence genome:
ctgtcatctgccaccactgagaacagccgagctccatcctctttggaaccccccttcagatagttgaaggcttttatcaaatcccccctcattcttctcttctggagaccaaacaatcccagttccctcagcctctcctcataagaaaTGTGCTCCAgcccgctaatcatttttgttgccctccactggactctttccaatttttccacatccttcttgtagtgtggggcccaaaactggacacagtattccagatgaggcctcaccaatgttgaataaaggggaacgatcacattcctcgatcctGCTACTTGGGCCAAATGCGATGATCAAGTCCAACAAATTCTGGTGGAACATGGGCTGGAACAAGTTCAGCAGTTCGATTTTCCCAAAGATAGTAAGCAAAGAAAATTCTCGACAATTtgttacaaatgtagacttattAATGAAGAAGAAATGCACCGTCAGTGGCTGCAGTATTCCACATCAAGTGATTCTGTCTTTTGCTTCTGCTGCAAGTTGTTTGGCAGTAGTACTATTGTCACATCATCTCTTTCTGAAAAAGGCTCAAGGGATTGGAAAAACATGTCTGCAATTCTTTCACAGCACGAGAAAAGCAGTCAACATTTGACGAATGTTCAAACATGGAAGGAACTTGAACTGCGATTGAAATACAAGAGAACAATTGATGAAGAACATTTGCGTTTGATTAAGCAAGAAGAAAAGCATTGGCAGCAAATACTAAAACATCTGATTGCTTTGGTCAGAGTTCTTGGTATGCAAAACCTGGCCTTTTGGGGAACACATGAAAAACCGCACACTTCTGGTAATGGGAACTTCCTCAAATTTGTTGAATATCTAGCTTTGTTTGACCTGCTTATGGATGAGCATCTTTGCAGGATTAAGGACAAGGAGATGCATGTACATTACCTAGGGAAAGACATACAGAATGAGCTTATTCATCCTCTATCCAATGCCATCAAACAAAAAATCCTACATCTGCTCGTGCTGCAAAATACTTTTTGATCATTCTAGATTGTATACCAGATGCAGGCCACGTTGAACAAATAACCATGATCATTCGGTTTGTGGACAGGCCTACTTCAGAGACCGAGAATGAGACTGAATCAGTACGCATAAAGGAACACTTCTCGGGATTTGTGTCACTTATGGAGACAACTGGAGCTGGTATGACAGAAACTATTCTTCACCAGTTAGAAGAGATGTCACTGGCTATAGAAAACTTGCGTGGTCAAGGCTACGACAATGGGAGCAatatgaaagggaaagaaaatggtgTCCAGCGAAGAATTTTGGATATTAATCTATGAGCCTTTTTTGTTCTTTGCAGTGCACATTCATTTAATTTGGTTGTTAATGATGCTGCAAAGTGTTGCTTGGAGGCAACCGCCTTCTTTGATTTAGTTCAACATGTGTATGTGTATTCTCAGCTCCTACACATCGCTGGGAAGTTCTAACACGCCACGTATCTAATCTCACAGTTAAACCATTGAGTGAAACAAGATGGGAAAGTCGAATCGATGCCTTGAAACCTCTTCGCTATCAGCTTGGTGACATCTATGATGCTCTGATAGACATCTATGAAGACACTACTCTGACAGGATCATCTGGCAATATGTCACAAGTTGATGCAAAGGCTCTTACAAAAGCCATTTCTAGTTTCAAGTTTCTTGTTTCTCTTGTTTTGTGGTATAACATATTGTTTGAGATCAACATGACTAGCAAACAACTTCAGGCAAAAGAATTCGACATATGTGATGCCATTAATCTACTCGGAGAAACCAAGAAGTTTCTTGTGGGCCGCAGAAGTGACTCAGCCTTTGAGAAAACATTGGTAGATGCAGGTAAACTTGCGGAAGAGTTGGATGTACCGGCACTTTTTGAACCAGATCCAATCCGTATTAGAAAGAAGAGGAAGCAGTTCATATATGAAACAGATGACGAACCTATTTATAATCCgaaagaaaaattcaaaatgaacttttACTTTGCAGTCATTGACACAGCAATACATTTGGTTGAAGAAAGATTCACACTGATGCAGCAAATTAGTTCAGTATTTGGCTTCCTATATGATGTTTACAATTTGCAAAATACAAAACCAAAGCAAATTATGGAACATTGCTTGAATCTGGAGCAAGCTTTGCAACATGGTGAATCCAAAGATATTGATGCCTTTGACTTGTGCAGTGAATTGCAAGCTATTGCAAGACGAGTCCAAAGGAATTCATCACCGCAAGATGTATTGAACTTCATAGGGGAAAATAAGCTGACAGATAGTGTCCCTAACACAGTTATTGCTCTTTGCAGCCTCTTGACTCTCCCAGTTTCTGTGGGCAGTGGTGAGCGAAGCTTCTCAAAACTCAAGTTGATAAAAACATACATGCGAACATCAATGTTGCAACAAAGACTTGTTGGGCTATCTACCTTGTCAATAGAACGTGACATTGCTCACAGCATTGACTTGGAGGAACTTGTTTCTAAATTTGCTAAACTTAAAGTgcagaaaaataaattctaaattatAACATTACTCTGTGACAgtgtattgtgtataatgtatgtgatttattttagggggggagggcgcaaggtggaagtgtcgcctagggcgcaaaatatccttgcactggccctgattaTACTTTATGTAACTGGAAAGCTGTTTCCCTAATAATGATACTGTATCAAATTGTCTTAAAAAGTCTCACTTTAGAAATTCTTACCATGTAATTGATCATATTCACGTCTTTGGTGCAGAGGAGGCTCCTCCCCAAGCTTCTTCCACATTCTGGTTACtttaaataccaaagaaaccatGGTAACTATCATTGAAATAGGAGTAGCATCTCTCACGGACATTACCTTTAGTCTTCCATCTTCGTCTGTGCACAAAAGGTGGGGACAGCCTTAGTTTAGGATATAGATAGAGGTTATGGAAAACTGGGAATTCAGTCAGATTTGAAAGACCATATTCCAGGCCTGACCCTGTAGTCTTCACTCTGAGTTTGGTGTTTTTCTGGAAGATTTGCCTGAATATGGATCAGTATTACTGAATTATTAGATACAGAGGGTCCATTCCTCAGGGGGTGTAaattggtgcaactccactgaagtaaattgaaTTGTGAATTTCCACCTGATGAGACTGTCCTGGAGACTCTGAAAAAAGCTTTTTGTCCTTGAGATTTTGTCATATCTCTATTCTGCTGGTCAGAAAAAGGGCTATAAGTTCCCCTCTCTGAACATACACTTAAGGGAGCCAAAGACAGCGAAAAAATAGCTCTCTTACTGGGGGAACAAATAACCCTTATGTTGTTTGGCAGAATAGGAAAATGATAGAATCTTAATGACAAAAAGTACTATTTGCATCCTCTGTATACATCACCTGGGTAATAGCATACCTGGGAGAAGCTCTCACATTAAGCCATTGGGCAAATCTCTTATCTGTGGCGTAATCAAGTAAATTATAAAGTGCATTTTGGTCACAGTAGAAATACTGGGCTTATGCAAGGTAACTTTTCAACAACCAAAATGTTTACAGATCATCTATCATGAGAAGTAAGGTCTGCATTCTCTGTATCTTTATTCTAACAGATGGGGgttttaaaaccaaattaaatATGGAGTTATGGAAAATGTATATGTCAGACTATCCCATAGATAGTCCAGTGGAAATTGACAGAGTATGGATTAAAAATAAGCATTtacaggggggggagggggaggaaagaaaaatacAGTAACCTGGACTTTGTTGCAAACAGCCAAACGCCAGTGTGCAGTAAccccaagagagagagaggactgtGGATATCCGGGAATCAATGCCGCGAATGCCAGACAAAGAAATGTTGTTTTGACGCAAGCATCAAAGGTGTTCCCTGGTGCTTCATTTCCTACTGAAAGCCAGGTAATGTATCTATGTGAAATACTCTTGGCTTCCAGTGTTCCCTCCCTACATCAGACTTTTGCTCTCTCTTAGAGATACTGACTACCAAAAAGGCGACCATAGCATTTGTAGCTTCACCAATGAAAGTTCTCGTGATCAAACCTTTCCTGAAGTAGAAACTCTCTCATGCCCAGTAATTAGAAGCATCATCAGGAAATTGTTATTAAATGGGCAGCCTCTGTCCCTTCTCAGTGAACCTCTCTCCCAAAATGTAGTTTCCCTTTTCAGGCCAGGAAACCCAGCAGGTCACCCTCCTAGAGTTCCAGGAGATGCACCCTCCAGTGCATCTCCTGGAACGTGGTACCAGAGATCGCTCTAATTACAAAGAGTTAATCCATTTttagaaattgttgaagtccaacAGGTCATTAGTTTATGACCTTGTCTTGTAACAACTTCTACTGACGTATTTATAACCATAACACTAATCATGTTTGGAACACGCTGATAATATCTATTATTCATTTATTCATAGCATTTTATATGCCATTGCTAAATGAAAATGTAATATCAAGTATACCAGAATAATAAAGATCCAGTAGTCCAGCCATGGCAATTCAGCACACATAGTACAGAAAAACTCAGTCTTATCACTCCCTTCCTTTGTAGTGACTATTCCTAGCCAAGCATAACTTTATAAGCCAACACTGTTAGCTTCCTTCTTTAACAAAGAGTTCGTGGAAATCCTGTATCTTACGATAGCCCAAGGGATTTCAATATTGAGAAAGATGACTCCTAAGATTTGTCTTCAAGAATACCAGACTTATTGTGAGCCATGGGACTAGGTAAACTACTCTGAACAGGAACTTTCCTAGGAAAACTGgcaggaaaaagaagcagcagAGCTCTCAAGCGTGCTGGATTTGGCATGACGTTTCACATTTCTGCTGAATCAGGAAGTGTGTTCCACTCCCAAGCACAGTCACAGCACTGCTACGTGAGTGAAAGGAGGGAGCTCAATACTTGTAGTTTAGTGGAAGGTGGATTACACTGGAACTGAGGAGAGCATGATTTCAACTCTCACCTCTACTGACTGCTATTGACAATTCTATGTACTGAAGCTGGGCATCCAACTCtcttaggcccttttgaaaatcccactctacaATATTATAGTTTGTCAGCTTTTACTGCAAGAACTGAGATTTCATTTCTCAATTTCTCAGTTTTTCAACTGGTAGGATGTTTAAATCTAGGCATTTCCATTTTTTAGAGAACAATGAAATTCAACCCAAAGTCTCATGGCAATACACCCTTCTTTTATAGTGATAAGTTCCCACACAAGTCTATGGACCTTGCTGTGACACACCGGAGCTGTCAGTCACGAGGTATTCAAGGTTGCTTTAATTAGCATTATTTTGAGTTGTTACCAGGAGGTCCGCAGCTGTTTCTTATCTGTCCCTTTGGCTCAACTCCTTATCTTGTCCTTGGGGTGTATGACTTCACTTTAGGGTTGTCAATCTGCCATCCGGATGATGGAGTTGGTGCCTCTTTACTCCTCCACTCCCTTCTTGACCATCCGGCCCAGTTGTCCTTTCTCAGTTAAGTACTGTACATTTTTCACTCACACCAAACAGTAAATAAGGCAATTAAAGACATAAAATTTCTATCCTTCTAAGAACAAATGTTAACACAATCAGCAAAAAGTAAACTCAGAACAATTTCTTTTTACTAATTCAAGGCTACAATTTCTTCTCACGAATTCAAAGCTAGCAAAATGGAGTATAAAGCAAAATAAGCAAAACGGAGTACAATTTTATTTGAGACAATTTCTTCCCATTAGGCTTTTGCTTACACCATGACTGGGCCAGGGCTcacccacttagcatccaggcccacaCAAATTTGGGCCGGAGCCCCCCAAATCCACAGGATGGGAGGGGGCAAGTCATTCCAGGCAGAGGGTGTGCTTCATGGGGGAGGGTTTGGGCATGGCTAGCACTGGGGCCAGAGACCGGAGCAGCAGCACACAGTGCTGGCAGGAGAAGGACACCGCCAGCTGGGCAGACGGACACCGAGCAGGGATGAAGGGCCGGACAGATCTTGAGCCATGGAAgggcccccctctgccccctgggcATGCCCCACAGCCTCATCTTCTGGTGCCTGCTGAATGATAAGGACTGGCAGAGATAGCCCTGTTCTAGCTACGCCactggcctagcacaatggggcctggtcaTGACTGAAACTCCTATGCACTTGCAGGAGCAGCACCAGGGTTTTTGTCACCCTAGGTGGCAGCGATCCTCCTCTGaacattcagggggcctggggtcttcggcggtgggggtccttccgctccgcatcttcggggcactttggcggcgggacccagagtgagtgaaggacccaccgccaaatttccgccaaagatccggagcggaaggaccctcACTGCCGAATTTCcaccaagggcggcaaaatgccgccccccaaatcctgccgccctaggcgaccgcctagggtcgcctagtggaagcgccggccctgtgcacttgtacaatacaaataatacagagGACTTAGAACCTGAGTCTACCACATCCTAGGTGAAtctcctaaccactggactatttgAGAAACATTCTGAAAGGTCTAAGTTTTGTtctgatgcagaatgaaaacaaatgttaacCTCAAAATTTTTCAAGAAATAGCATTCTTATTTTCTGGCCCACTAGAGCCCTAAATAAAGTCAAAGATCTTACTCCAAAACACTATAACCAGCCTCTCACTTTAGATCTCTTTTCTAGAGCTTCTCTGACCGCCCAAGTTTTTAACTTGCTTCTTGTGCCTCAGATGGTTACCCATTTGGTAATGAGCTGCACCTGTGCCTTAAACAGGTCACGGCTGTTCTGGCTTTTCTAGCCATTAGTAGCCAGGCAACCATCAGCATTAGCTCCTACACAGGAATACATATTTGCCCATTATTTCTTTTCCTAGTTTCCTTCCTGctgggtgggagaaaagaagttGCAGCAAATTCAGAAAATGTAAATGCAAAAGAACactttactatgtttttttatcATTAATTTCACTCTACTACTTATTCATATGCCTCCAGCCCGAGCCCCAAAgtctacacaacaatgaaacaTGATTGCAGCCCAACCCTGTGacccctgagtcagctggcatgggccagctgtgggtatttctttgctgtgtagacataccctaagcatcAGGGCTCAGTTTGCTTTATTCCAAATACTTAATCTACCTGGCCACAGTTTTTCTCAAGCAAGTCATTTGTTTCTGGTTTGTCTTCTTACATCTGATATATATATAGCTaatattaattctttgcatttacACACTGCTTTatcatctgtagatctcagagcactttacaaaaggtGGGTAAGCACTTTAATCTTATTTTGCAATTAGCCTAAAACCTGAGATTTGAAACAACTTTATGAGAGGCAATTTGGTCCAGTGGACAATGTATGTGTCCGTTAGGGGTTCTGtccacagctctgccccagatTTCCTACATAACCATAAGTGAGTCACTTAAATTCTGTTCCTCAGTTGCCCCAAACACTTCACTGTTACAGTGATGTTATTGATCATTATTAGGGCTGTGTATCTGTCACGGAGGTCGCAGAAGTCagggattccatgactttccgtgacttctgtagcagccagtgtggctgaccccatggctgcccaagcagctagctccagggccagctgctcaggtggcccccagggcagccacaccagccactgctccagcccccaggcagcagacCTGGGGCGCTCGGAGCAGCTGCTGTCCGCTggcccagcacagcaagcaggtgcctggggcggccaatgaagaggggtgGCACAttcggctcttcggcggcaattaaACGGTggatccctcagtccctctcggagggaaggacctgccgccgaagaatgaagcggctcggtggagctgccaccgaagtgcccgtGAGCAtggctttcccccctccccccccccccgctgcttggggtggcaaaaaccctggagccggccctgctggcaatGGTCCCTGGCCGGTTGCAGTGGCCATGGTCCGTGGTCCCGGCAGCTGGTACCACTGGCCCTGGGTGCCCTCCCAGCAGCGGCTCCCCCAGCAGTGAACCCCCCATGTCTCTCCagcggcccctctctccccctccccccacaaaaatttaatcacaggtatttttagtagaagccatggacaggtcaggggctgtgaatttttgtttattgcccgtgacctgtccatgacttttactaaaaatacccatgactaaatcctAGCCttaatcattattttaaaagggTTACTTATGCTGTATCTTAGCCACCAGTGCTGGGCCTTAGCTGAGCCTTTATCAGTCCTCTATCAGTCCTTCTGGATTACGTAGCATCTGCAGTTATCAATAGTGTGACATTTTAAAGAATAAGGCCTGGATTTATGCCATTTAGATAAGCCTTGAGAGATAATTATctggaaataaaagaaagaaagaacgaacGAACTATACGGAAACTGCTTCTTTCAGATGTTTTattgttggttttatttttactgtgtggAGGAGGGAAGTGCAACTCTGCTTCTCCTCCAGCCTTCTTTATATGTATAGCAGGAGCCCAATGTGCTATAGACAGGTAGTCTATTGTAGACGGGAGCTACCATATGATTAAAgtcaggcatgtgcttaagtaccttactAAACTGAGGCCTCAGTTCTGAAGTGAGAAAACTGTTAAAAATCCTAAATAACTTTCATCTGCTTTTCAGTTTTTCCCCCTTAACACTGAATTATGCACTACCAGAAAGTgctgagatactacagtgatgagggtagTATAAGAAGCCATATAGAATAGAACTAGTGTCCCAGACATATGGACACTGAGACCCAGATATTTAAGTGTTGCAGCACTCAGCATTgtaacacctaactgatttaggctCTTGGGcaccaaaatcccattgaaaataCTCTTTATGCTCCTAAATCTATTAAGCGTTGCAcatatgttcttttaaaaatctgcatcttGGTGGCTTGCCGAAATATCACTTTTTTTACTATTAAAAATAACTGATACTGAAATTGGCAGAATGCACCCATGACAGAGTATCGACTTACTTCTGATAAGGTTAGGTTGACAGTGCGGAATGTAAAACCTGATTGCCACATAAGCTTTAAACAAAGCTTTATATCTACACCAGCATTTTCCCATTTTCAATACTTATCACTTCACTGGACGTTGTATGGGCTAGGAAATGGTTTAATCAAAAAGTGATAAATGGAGAGAACTGCCAAAAAATGCCTCCTTAGGTAAATGTTATTTGAAACTATTTGAGCAAACAAAACTGCTATAAAACAAAACCCTTTAGGGACATTTTCGTCCGCAGACTCACACTCTTCGTAAAGACTGAACACTGAAGACTGCAATGGAAAATAAGGTGTTCTGGTTACTGACCATTTCCCTCATTGTGGGGCTCAGCGATGCCTTGCTGCGTAAGTGCATGTTTTAAAATATCACATTCAGGGCATAAGCTCAAACCACCTGAAATTAATCAACCCTAATTCTGAGTATTGTTCAATAAGGTATTTCTCAAAGATCTTGCTTTATAATGTCAGTAATGTTAAATATTAAGAAACTATTATGTTAATTGTTCTAATGTTATGTTGAGATGTAAAATTTAGTACATCTTTGTACTTCAGCTTTGTTATGACTCCAAATGGGAAAGAATGAAAATTAGGACCCATCTACTATTTTTCTTGGCATGAGGGAGAATGAGAGAGCAAAGACATTGGAGAGCTAATAAATTATGTTTCTTTCTGTCATGCAGAGATAACTTGATGTGGGTCTGTTCTTCTAACAATAATGTTTTTTATCTGGAGAGATTTGTCCACCTAGGGCCCAATTTTGATCTGGATGTTTGTGCAGAGTTCTGCTGACTTCATTGGAAGCTGTTTGTGTCCAGGGAAAAAATTCATCCCAGAGATGGGAAATATAGCTCTGGAGGAATTAGACATAATACAGCCTAGTGGCAAGGTGCACTACCTAGTGTATTTGCAGCATATAGCAATTCTTTCAAGAGCTTAGATCATGTGTTTGTATTTGAGAGagtttttttgcagcagtgtttgATGGCACTGCTTACAAAAGAGATCTATATGATAAAAAGATGACCATCCATGTCCccaaaatatacaaaatgtagTCTTATTTTTCTATGgagttaattttatttaaagaaaaaaagtcagtTACTTTAGAACCGGAATTAAGGTTTTGCAAATCTTATTGGGAATTAAGTTCTTGTTTTGTATTTAAGCTTCCAGCATTCCAAATATTGCAGCATTGTTCTATTGTAGGAGAAGCAGATAGCTCCCCTATCTGCCTATCTTAGAACTGCTGCCCATCCCCATATCATCCAAAAGCCTTCCATGAATATAGGCTAGCAACATTGAGGCCCCTAGAGGACTTCATGCTAGACTGACTAGTCCATTTTCATGGTCCATGTTAAATGCATTCTAAAGTATCTAAACCAGCATATATCATTTACATACTTCAGATTTTTAGTTATATTAATATTGTTAAAAATACAAGGAATTTTAATACACAAATTTATAAGACACAGTACTGCAAAATCCTTATTATGCAAACCTCAAAAAGCTTTTCCTGAGGCCCCGATCAtgctcccattaaagtaaatggcaaatttcattgacttcaatgggcaagATTAGGCCTTAGGAGCTGTAGAACCAGGTTGTGCCTATTTGTCCCTATGAACTCGGATGGATCCCTCTCCGGAAATCCACCCAGCTTTCGAAAAGGGCCTGCTCCTCAAAACCAGGTTATGAGTGTGTCTTAAATACTTACGTAGCACCATACATGTACACCAGGCTTTACAAAACATGAACAAAGACAAGAGTCCGGCTACATGGAATTTACTGTCTAGAAAGGATAAGAGAATCGTGTCAAGATTCAAATCTCAAGAGAGTCTAGGCATTTCAGACCTGAAGTTTGGAAAACATGCCACTCCCACTAAGTAAAGTAGCAAGAAAACAatttcaaataaacaaaaaataaaaaggactagTTTTCACATCTGTGGTGTTAGATGATTTAAGCAAAGTACTGGATATAGTAAACCAGTTCCCACTTTTGCATTTCTACAGTGATTTTTGCCAGTCTGCTCTCACTTTTCATTGGGATTTTACAcaaatgtaactccattgatttcagtgcagtttCTTTCAATTTACAGCAatttgagatcagaattgggtTCTTTATATCAGCTACAACATTAGGGACAAATTCATCTCTGGGGTACTTGCCTGGGGTTCTACTGACATGGCTAGAATTTGGCTCTTAGTATTTTACAATTACAACTTTGTACTACTAGTAGTTGTATAATTTTTGTAGTGAAGTAAAACTACTGTACACTAATGCTCACTGTTACTGTGCTGGAGGCATCTTTTGGAGAAAGACTGCCTATTGTGCGAAGCTGTGTAGTGGTTTCATAGTGGTAAGAGCAAATATTCAGCAGTCTCAGGACACTAGACTCATTTAAATTGTGAATTTGAACATATTTCTTCTGCAATATAAGTCTAAGGAAATAACCCATTTCACTACTTGGTCCCATGCTGGGGGACTGTTTTGAGCTGGGTCTATTTATAGTTTAAGGTAATAAATTGTTTAGGTTTACAAAAGTGCTTGATGTGCCTGAAAGTGTCATTTACAGGCTGGTGCAATTTTGAATCTTTGCTTAAATAACTGATGCATAATCATTTAATGAAAAATATGTTAGGCTGTTTACCTTGTACTTTGTTTTAAATAGCTCCAGGTGAATGTGATGTGCAACCAAAAGCAAGAGAAAACTGTGGGTATCCAGGCATCACTGAAATTGAATGTAGTGCAAGACAATGCTGCTTTAATTCAGATACCCCAGATAGCCCCTGGTGTTTCAAACCGGTTCCAGCAGAAGGTAAGTGTGTGAAGGATGTCAGTTTTTTCAGTGCTGGCAGATGGACTTTTATTTGTATAAATCCCAGTTCTGCAAGGTGTGGCGCATCTTCCCCTTCCCTTAAAGTTAATGCAGCAACTTTCAGGAAGACTCCTGTGATCAGTTAAATGTCATGCTAAGGTAGGTCTTGGTGCTGTTTGCTGCATGGTGACTTTACCATCTTGTGAATGAAAAGTACCATATAATTAAATGCATTCTTATATATTAATGTGTACAGAAGCCACACTGTGAAGCAGAAATTACATTTTAGTAAATCAATAGATTTCAAAGATAAATGGAAGATTACAAATGTGACTGCTTTAAAGAGGTTATCAGTCATCTACAATTAATAGATACATTGAAAGAAGATGAGAGGATTTGGGAGGTTGAGGAGAATCTTGTTTAAACTGGTTTTCAGTTTATccctctcatttatttttccatttccttcCTATTCAACACCATCTGGCACCCCTTTATGTGAAAATATTTAGAGTTCAGTTACTAATTTGTTTCCTCTATTAATGACAGGGGAAAATTAAACTTAGTCCTAATTTTCAGAATGTCATCACAGTGTTTGTTAAATGGGTTTTGTTGAAATTGTTTGAGATAGGTAATGCACTGTGCAGtggtcattttcatttttttctttctccaccCAGAATGTCAACTATAAAATGGATCTTCTCTAGAAACGTGTCTCTCACAGTGGAGTTCTTCATTATGACAATGACAAAGTGCTCTCATCTGTACAATGTATACAATCTGTAATTATGCTGATTTTCATGCAGGTCATTTCTGATCCCTCTGTTTTCTTTACAATGACATAGTTTACCACTGCAATCTTTTTTCTATACTTTAGTATCATGCACCTGCCTGAAACAATaaaagcagcaaaacaaaaattGCAAGATGCTTCTTTGGTATTTTTGTGCTCCAAATAGGTTGCCCTTTCCTGGAAAGTAGATATTTCTCTCTCTGACTTCCCAAGAGAAATAAATTACTGACAGTTCTGGAGAAAAACACATCATCATATTGTCAATACAGATACTACAAATTAAAACATTACCAAAGAGATGAAACTAGCTCAAGTTGGTTATGAATTAAAGTTACCAACTAAAGACTTTTCTGTGGCCTACATGATCACAGTCTATTTCCAAATGGACATGACTAACCCATCACCTATGGCACTGATTGATTGATAACTTTGTTGGCTGTCTTAACAGACACAAGAACTGAATGGACCAAGGAGACTGAACTACCTCCTCACCCCTACAGGTACTTCCTCCAGATCATGGGTAAAGCACATGGATAGGGCAATGTGGACAAGTATGCAAAACTACTACCCATGCTGCTGGAGATTTTAGTCTCCAGGGCTTTCATGACAGAACTTTTCACAAGCAATAGATGTGCTCAAACAAACCTTGTTTAGATGAAGAGAGCTGATGAACTACTCAGA
Coding sequences within it:
- the LOC128835448 gene encoding LOW QUALITY PROTEIN: uncharacterized protein LOC128835448 (The sequence of the model RefSeq protein was modified relative to this genomic sequence to represent the inferred CDS: inserted 1 base in 1 codon), with protein sequence MGGCLLAQPPRSAPAGARKTREPRAAVRWRKKEDPNAHALGKLTQPHGWAQFRKRKADKQKKKESKKHEKSSQHLTNVQTWKELELRLKYKRTIDEEHLRLIKQEEKHWQQILKHLIALVRVLGMQNLAFWGTHEKPHTSGNGNFLKFVEYLALFDLLMDEHLCRIKDKEMHVHYLGKDIQNELIHPLSNAIKQKILHLLXAAKYFLIILDCIPDAGHVEQITMIIRFVDRPTSETENETESVRIKEHFSGFVSLMETTGAGMTETILHQLEEMSLAIENLRGQGYDNGSNMKGKENGLGDIYDALIDIYEDTTLTGSSGNMSQVDAKALTKAISSFKFLVSLVLWYNILFEINMTSKQLQAKEFDICDAINLLGETKKFLVGRRSDSAFEKTLVDAGKLAEELDVPALFEPDPIRIRKKRKQFIYETDDEPIYNPKEKFKMNFYFAVIDTAIHLVEERFTLMQQISSVFGFLYDVYNLQNTKPKQIMEHCLNLEQALQHGESKDIDAFDLCSELQAIARRVQRNSSPQDVLNFIGENKLTDSVPNTVIALCSLLTLPVSVGSGERSFSKLKLIKTYMRTSMLQQRLVGLSTLSIERDIAHSIDLEELVSKFAKLKVQKNKF
- the LOC128822977 gene encoding trefoil factor 3-like; translated protein: MENKVFWLLTISLIVGLSDALLPPGECDVQPKARENCGYPGITEIECSARQCCFNSDTPDSPWCFKPVPAEECQL